From the genome of Sphingomonas sp. HMP6, one region includes:
- a CDS encoding SOUL family heme-binding protein has translation MQKRNWAMIAAAVAGTAAAGAAAFIVQEKRTEQPPYTVDRTDGPVEIRRYPELLVAETETKGPRQAALGSGFGRLADYIFAKNRGGEGIAMTAPVLSERDAPIAMTAPVTSERTGGQWRTRFVMPAKYTRATLPPPGPGVTISTVPARRVAVYRFSGVATDAALAKAETALRAWLTKERLEGGAVTYAFYNSPFMPGPLRRNEVMIALPG, from the coding sequence ATGCAGAAACGCAACTGGGCAATGATCGCGGCGGCGGTAGCGGGCACGGCGGCGGCGGGGGCTGCCGCCTTCATCGTGCAGGAAAAGCGCACCGAACAGCCGCCGTACACGGTCGATCGGACCGACGGTCCGGTCGAGATCCGGCGCTATCCCGAATTGCTCGTCGCCGAAACCGAAACTAAAGGCCCGCGCCAGGCGGCATTGGGCAGCGGTTTCGGTCGCCTTGCCGACTATATCTTCGCGAAGAACCGTGGTGGCGAGGGCATCGCGATGACCGCGCCCGTACTGAGCGAGCGCGACGCGCCGATCGCGATGACCGCGCCGGTGACGAGTGAGCGAACCGGCGGCCAGTGGCGTACGCGCTTCGTCATGCCAGCCAAATATACGCGCGCGACGCTGCCCCCGCCCGGCCCCGGCGTAACGATCTCGACCGTGCCCGCGCGCCGCGTGGCGGTGTATCGCTTCTCCGGCGTCGCGACCGACGCGGCCTTGGCCAAGGCCGAGACGGCGCTGCGCGCTTGGCTGACGAAGGAGCGGCTCGAAGGCGGGGCGGTGACTTATGCTTTCTACAACTCTCCCTTCATGCCGGGGCCGCTGCGCCGCAACGAAGTGATGATCGCGCTGCCCGGCTGA
- a CDS encoding VOC family protein: MIRAIDHVQLTMPEGGEDAARAFYRDALGIPELLKPPHLAARGGCWFERGVLKVHLGVERDFRAARKAHPAFLVDDLAALATTLAAGGYRIVADEPLDGYDRLYVDDPFGNRIELLQPLAG, encoded by the coding sequence GTGATCCGCGCGATCGATCACGTCCAGCTTACCATGCCGGAGGGTGGCGAGGATGCGGCGCGGGCCTTTTATCGCGATGCGCTCGGCATTCCGGAGTTGCTCAAGCCACCGCATCTCGCGGCGCGCGGGGGGTGTTGGTTCGAGCGCGGCGTGCTGAAGGTACATCTTGGCGTCGAACGCGATTTTCGGGCGGCGCGCAAAGCGCATCCAGCATTTCTGGTCGACGATCTTGCGGCGCTGGCGACGACGCTGGCGGCGGGCGGATACCGGATCGTCGCGGATGAGCCGCTCGACGGATATGACCGGCTTTATGTCGACGATCCGTTCGGCAATCGGATCGAGTTGCTCCAGCCGCTGGCGGGGTGA
- a CDS encoding fasciclin domain-containing protein: protein MSDQLHDIVDTAVAAGAFNTLVAAVTAAGLVDTLKGEGPFTVFAPSDEAFAALPAGTVEELVKPENKEKLTAILLLHVLPGKVMAADVAGQTLDAATAGGATVHVDGNNGVTVDTAKVVTADIVCTNGVIHVIDAVILPKG, encoded by the coding sequence ATGTCTGATCAACTCCATGATATCGTTGACACGGCGGTTGCCGCCGGTGCCTTCAACACGCTGGTCGCCGCCGTTACGGCCGCCGGTCTTGTCGATACCCTGAAGGGCGAGGGTCCTTTCACCGTTTTTGCCCCGTCCGACGAGGCTTTTGCGGCGCTCCCCGCCGGCACGGTCGAGGAGCTCGTCAAGCCCGAGAACAAGGAAAAGCTGACCGCAATTCTGCTGCTCCACGTCCTGCCGGGTAAGGTCATGGCCGCAGATGTCGCAGGGCAGACACTGGATGCCGCGACCGCCGGCGGGGCGACCGTGCACGTCGATGGCAACAACGGCGTGACCGTTGACACGGCAAAGGTCGTGACGGCCGATATCGTCTGCACCAACGGCGTCATCCATGTGATCGACGCGGTGATCCTGCCCAAGGGATAA
- a CDS encoding bacteriorhodopsin-like encodes MSNISAEQFSLVYNAFSFTFATMAAATAFLWISRSQVTPSYKTALTISGLVCAIAAYHYFRIFESWNASYLVRDGVVTQTQVAFNDAYRYVDWLLTVPLLLIELVLVMNLPSKDTMSLSIRLGSAAALMVILGYPGEIASDNTTRAIWGTLSAIPFAYVMFQLFKGLGASIERQPENVRGLIKSARLLTFASWGFYPLVYMIPYTNLAGGSVTTGVQIGYTIADIIAKAGVGVMIFIIAVRKSENEMMKLATA; translated from the coding sequence ATGAGTAATATTTCAGCGGAGCAATTTTCGCTTGTCTATAACGCCTTCTCCTTCACCTTTGCGACAATGGCAGCCGCTACCGCATTTCTGTGGATTAGCCGTTCACAGGTTACCCCTTCGTACAAAACTGCGTTAACGATTTCCGGCCTGGTCTGCGCGATCGCCGCCTATCACTACTTCCGGATTTTCGAGAGCTGGAACGCCAGCTATCTGGTCCGCGACGGTGTGGTGACGCAGACCCAAGTCGCCTTCAACGATGCCTATCGCTATGTCGACTGGCTGCTGACGGTGCCATTGCTGCTGATCGAGCTAGTTCTGGTGATGAACCTGCCTTCCAAGGACACGATGTCGCTATCGATTCGGCTCGGTTCCGCGGCTGCACTGATGGTGATCTTGGGCTATCCCGGTGAGATTGCCAGCGACAATACCACGCGTGCAATCTGGGGCACGTTGTCGGCAATTCCCTTTGCCTATGTGATGTTCCAGCTGTTCAAGGGGCTTGGTGCTTCGATTGAGCGGCAGCCTGAAAATGTCCGTGGCCTGATAAAGTCGGCGCGCCTGCTCACCTTCGCCTCATGGGGCTTCTACCCGCTGGTTTACATGATTCCGTACACCAACCTCGCCGGGGGCTCGGTAACGACCGGCGTGCAGATCGGCTATACCATCGCGGACATTATCGCAAAGGCAGGCGTAGGCGTCATGATCTTCATCATTGCCGTGCGTAAGTCCGAAAATGAGATGATGAAGCTGGCGACCGCATAG
- a CDS encoding helix-turn-helix transcriptional regulator — protein MATIVVVVLQLFATLFFLVDVAGDARSEAASGHLAIEGFAAIALAAGVVFGALQIRWLVLRARHDETAVATARGALADLIRLRFAEWRLTGAEADVALFALKGCDVADIAALRATATGTVRVQLASVYAKAGVRSQVALMALFTEDLVDIGDAAPLRSG, from the coding sequence ATGGCGACGATCGTCGTCGTGGTCCTGCAGCTGTTCGCCACACTGTTCTTCCTGGTCGATGTCGCGGGCGACGCGCGCAGCGAGGCCGCGAGCGGGCATCTGGCGATCGAGGGGTTCGCCGCGATCGCCTTGGCGGCCGGGGTCGTGTTCGGCGCGCTGCAGATCCGATGGCTGGTGCTGCGCGCTCGGCACGACGAAACCGCCGTCGCGACCGCGCGCGGCGCGCTGGCCGATTTGATCCGGCTGCGCTTTGCCGAATGGCGGCTGACCGGAGCCGAAGCCGATGTCGCCTTGTTCGCGCTGAAAGGGTGCGACGTCGCCGACATTGCCGCGTTGCGTGCGACCGCGACGGGCACGGTTCGGGTACAGCTCGCCAGCGTCTATGCCAAGGCAGGGGTGCGGTCCCAAGTCGCGCTGATGGCGCTGTTTACCGAAGATCTGGTCGACATCGGCGACGCGGCACCTCTGCGCTCCGGCTGA
- a CDS encoding cold-shock protein: protein MSFDKGRRGDRGGRGRDKRDGFGDSGGFDGGFGGGGGDRFGGGGGDRFGGGGDRFGGGGGGGDRFGGGGGGGGFRSGGGGGFGGGGAGGGAGRGMPPQVVGEGTGVVKFFNGQKGFGFVVRDDGGEDVFVHISAVEQAGLTGLAEGQPLGFTLVDRGGRISATDLKIDGEPMAVTDRGPPRERDAAPGGPRGAAPGGAPQRSLTGEKATGTVKFFNAMKGFGFIQRDDGQPDAFVHISAVERGGMSSLNEGDRLEFELEVDRRGKMAAVNLTSIA, encoded by the coding sequence ATGAGTTTCGATAAAGGACGCCGCGGCGATCGTGGCGGGCGCGGGCGCGACAAGCGCGACGGTTTCGGCGATAGCGGCGGCTTCGACGGCGGTTTCGGCGGCGGTGGCGGCGATCGCTTCGGCGGCGGCGGCGGTGATCGCTTCGGCGGCGGCGGCGACCGGTTCGGCGGCGGCGGTGGCGGCGGTGATCGCTTCGGCGGCGGCGGCGGCGGCGGTGGCTTCCGCAGCGGCGGTGGCGGCGGCTTCGGCGGTGGTGGCGCAGGCGGCGGTGCTGGCCGCGGCATGCCCCCGCAGGTCGTTGGTGAAGGCACCGGCGTCGTAAAGTTTTTCAACGGGCAAAAGGGCTTCGGCTTCGTCGTACGCGATGACGGCGGCGAAGACGTGTTCGTGCATATCTCGGCAGTCGAGCAAGCCGGCCTCACCGGTCTGGCCGAGGGTCAGCCCTTGGGCTTCACCTTGGTCGATCGCGGTGGCCGTATTTCGGCAACCGATCTCAAGATCGACGGCGAGCCGATGGCCGTCACCGACCGCGGCCCGCCGCGCGAGCGTGACGCCGCTCCAGGCGGTCCGCGTGGCGCCGCCCCCGGTGGCGCACCGCAGCGGTCGCTGACCGGTGAAAAGGCGACCGGCACGGTCAAGTTCTTCAACGCGATGAAGGGCTTCGGCTTCATTCAGCGCGACGACGGACAGCCCGATGCGTTCGTCCACATCTCGGCAGTCGAGCGGGGCGGCATGTCGTCGCTCAACGAAGGCGACCGGCTCGAATTCGAGCTGGAAGTCGATCGTCGCGGCAAGATGGCAGCAGTGAACCTCACCTCGATCGCGTAA
- the lptB gene encoding LPS export ABC transporter ATP-binding protein — protein sequence MTDSLTLDAAPPIAETPVSDGLSVVSIAKSYDKRTVLTDVSLSVGKGEVIGLLGPNGAGKTTCFYSVMGLVKPDSGRIMLDGNDITGLPMYRRAILGLGYLPQETSIFRGMTVEQNILSVLELAVPDKAKRALRLETLLDEFGLTRLRASPAMALSGGERRRAEIARALAADPSIMLLDEPFAGIDPLSISDIRDLICQLKQRGIGVLITDHNVRETLSICDRAYIIYDGRVLFSGSPDELVADANVRRLYLGEGFSL from the coding sequence ATGACCGATAGCCTGACCTTAGATGCCGCACCGCCGATCGCCGAGACACCGGTCTCGGATGGCCTGTCGGTCGTGTCGATCGCGAAATCCTATGACAAGCGGACGGTGCTGACCGACGTTTCGCTCTCGGTCGGCAAGGGCGAAGTGATCGGGCTGCTTGGGCCGAACGGCGCGGGCAAGACGACCTGCTTCTACTCGGTAATGGGATTGGTGAAGCCCGATTCGGGCCGCATCATGCTCGACGGCAATGATATCACCGGATTGCCGATGTATCGCCGCGCGATCCTTGGCCTCGGCTATCTGCCGCAGGAAACCTCGATCTTTCGCGGGATGACGGTCGAGCAGAACATCCTGAGCGTGCTCGAACTTGCCGTGCCCGACAAGGCCAAGCGCGCGCTGCGGCTCGAAACGCTGCTCGACGAATTCGGGCTGACGCGGTTGCGCGCATCCCCGGCGATGGCGCTGTCGGGCGGGGAGCGGCGCCGCGCCGAGATCGCCCGCGCGCTGGCCGCCGATCCGTCGATCATGCTGCTCGACGAGCCGTTCGCGGGCATCGATCCGCTGTCGATTTCGGACATTCGCGACCTGATCTGCCAGTTGAAGCAGCGCGGCATCGGCGTGCTGATCACCGATCATAATGTGCGCGAGACGCTGAGCATCTGCGACCGCGCCTACATCATCTATGATGGCCGCGTGCTGTTCAGCGGGTCGCCCGACGAACTGGTCGCCGATGCCAATGTGCGGCGGCTGTATCTGGGCGAGGGCTTCTCGCTGTAG
- a CDS encoding Brp/Blh family beta-carotene 15,15'-dioxygenase, with protein sequence MTRHFILPALVFIGVALSLPLPVQYIVAACLLMVMGLPHGAFDIALEHQARREAQLRPVATGKMIALYVAIAGVMAAAWLTTPIGALLLFFLLAIEHFSEELRRGLDPWIARASATAFLTAPLVLHRPEVDRLFSVILASNTGEYVSDILLLVAPVAIVVAISGVAILIAESYYREAAKISIVIAMMLLIPPIIAFTAYFCFDHAPRYLKKIDDRLALSTSPRAMRQAACFTVASLVAAVMLALMLHGSLLSEASIKAAFIILSVLTLPHITMPGVLDRMTRRPAMIGRSSTLAARV encoded by the coding sequence GTGACACGGCATTTTATCCTGCCTGCTCTTGTCTTCATCGGCGTCGCGCTGAGCCTACCCCTCCCAGTTCAATACATCGTTGCAGCGTGCTTATTGATGGTCATGGGTTTGCCGCACGGCGCCTTCGACATCGCGCTTGAGCATCAGGCGCGACGCGAAGCACAGTTGCGGCCCGTCGCCACTGGCAAGATGATCGCGCTCTACGTGGCAATTGCCGGGGTCATGGCAGCGGCATGGCTCACAACGCCGATCGGGGCGTTGTTGCTGTTCTTCCTCCTGGCCATTGAACATTTCAGCGAAGAACTTCGCCGAGGTCTGGACCCATGGATAGCACGCGCCAGCGCAACGGCGTTCTTGACAGCGCCGCTCGTGCTGCATCGGCCCGAAGTGGATCGCCTGTTCAGTGTGATTTTAGCGAGTAACACGGGCGAATATGTCAGCGATATTCTATTGCTGGTTGCGCCAGTTGCGATTGTGGTCGCGATTTCCGGGGTCGCAATCCTCATTGCAGAATCCTATTATCGCGAGGCTGCAAAGATTAGTATCGTCATCGCGATGATGCTCCTAATTCCGCCGATAATTGCCTTCACTGCCTATTTTTGCTTTGATCATGCGCCGCGCTATTTGAAGAAAATCGATGACCGCCTTGCGCTCTCTACCTCCCCCCGTGCAATGCGACAGGCTGCGTGCTTTACGGTGGCATCGCTGGTCGCTGCTGTAATGCTGGCGCTGATGCTGCACGGCAGCCTGCTGTCCGAAGCCAGCATCAAAGCGGCATTCATCATTTTGTCGGTGCTGACGTTGCCTCATATCACGATGCCTGGCGTGCTCGATCGGATGACACGGCGCCCCGCGATGATCGGCCGATCGTCTACCCTTGCCGCACGAGTATAG
- the lptC gene encoding LPS export ABC transporter periplasmic protein LptC — protein sequence MPNAAPTSRQIWAAPGSSHDRVIAVLRRVLPMAIGVLAAFVVVLPLYAGGDVSFLLDKNKVEVAKERLRVQSATYRGEDDKGQRFALSAGSAVQKSSAEPIVKLEQLSARIDLRDGPASIVADHGHYDMDKQQVAIDGPVRVDSSGGYRLETQNSTVDLKTKTLKSGGAVTGTVPQGTFSADQMNADLEEHIVTLDGNARLRFVPRKAR from the coding sequence ATGCCTAACGCCGCGCCGACATCGCGCCAGATCTGGGCCGCCCCGGGATCGAGCCACGACCGCGTGATCGCGGTCCTGCGGCGGGTGCTGCCGATGGCGATCGGCGTGCTGGCCGCGTTCGTCGTGGTGCTGCCGCTCTATGCCGGCGGCGACGTCAGCTTCCTGCTCGACAAGAACAAGGTCGAGGTAGCGAAGGAACGGCTGCGCGTGCAATCGGCGACCTATCGCGGCGAGGATGACAAGGGGCAACGCTTCGCGCTGAGCGCCGGGTCGGCGGTGCAGAAAAGCTCGGCCGAACCGATCGTCAAGCTCGAACAATTGTCGGCGCGAATCGATTTGCGCGATGGGCCGGCCAGCATCGTCGCCGATCACGGCCATTACGACATGGACAAGCAGCAAGTCGCGATCGACGGCCCGGTGCGCGTCGACAGCAGCGGCGGATATCGGCTCGAGACGCAGAACTCGACGGTCGATCTCAAGACCAAGACGTTGAAAAGCGGGGGTGCGGTGACCGGCACGGTGCCGCAGGGGACGTTCAGCGCGGACCAGATGAATGCCGATCTGGAGGAGCATATCGTGACGCTTGACGGCAATGCCCGCTTGCGGTTCGTGCCGCGAAAGGCGAGATAG
- a CDS encoding LuxR family transcriptional regulator: MQQTVEYDLDADGENLLESIRRSPIASVISDPRLPDNPIIAVNAAFCTLTGYPVDEIIGRNCKFLAGPDTEPWLTEKISAGVRERRPVLVEILNYKRDRSPFRNAVLVAPVFDAEGELEYFLGSQVELPVQTSGPTSARQARAALLVKSLSPRQRQILEQIAQGLRSKQIAWQLGLSEKTVNMHRTLLFQKLDTHNVADAIRIAVEAGL, encoded by the coding sequence ATGCAGCAGACTGTCGAATATGATCTAGACGCAGATGGGGAAAACTTGCTCGAGTCGATCAGGCGAAGCCCGATTGCCTCGGTGATCAGCGACCCGCGGCTTCCTGACAATCCGATCATCGCTGTAAATGCAGCCTTTTGCACCCTGACCGGCTACCCCGTCGATGAGATCATAGGCCGAAACTGCAAGTTTCTAGCGGGGCCCGATACCGAGCCCTGGCTTACCGAAAAGATCAGTGCTGGGGTCCGCGAACGGCGACCGGTGTTGGTCGAAATTCTCAATTACAAGCGTGATCGCTCACCCTTTCGCAACGCCGTACTCGTCGCGCCAGTGTTCGATGCCGAAGGCGAGCTTGAGTATTTTCTTGGCTCACAAGTCGAATTGCCTGTTCAAACGTCAGGCCCGACGTCAGCACGCCAGGCGCGCGCTGCTTTGCTCGTCAAATCGCTATCGCCCCGTCAGCGCCAGATTCTTGAACAGATCGCCCAAGGTCTCCGCAGCAAGCAGATCGCTTGGCAGCTCGGCCTGAGCGAAAAGACCGTTAATATGCACAGAACGCTGCTTTTTCAAAAGCTTGATACCCATAATGTGGCCGATGCCATCCGGATTGCCGTCGAAGCAGGGCTTTAG
- a CDS encoding ribonuclease D, which translates to MTVYLHEEDLPADTFAPGVDIAVDTETMGLLTLRDRLCLVQLSDGGPDEHLVRFGPDSDYAAPNLRALLADPARVKLYHFARFDLAAISHYLEVTAAPVYCTKIASRLIRTYTDRHGLKELVRELLGQDISKAQQSSDWGAPVLTEAQKDYAASDVRYLHAMRNELDLRLAREGRTDLAQACFDFLPWRAELDIAGWPEVDIFAHA; encoded by the coding sequence ATGACAGTATATCTCCACGAAGAAGACCTTCCCGCTGATACCTTTGCCCCCGGAGTCGACATCGCCGTCGACACCGAGACAATGGGTCTGCTCACGCTGCGCGACCGGCTGTGCCTCGTGCAATTGTCGGACGGCGGGCCTGACGAGCATCTCGTGCGCTTCGGCCCCGACAGCGATTATGCCGCGCCGAACCTGCGCGCGCTGCTCGCCGATCCGGCGCGGGTGAAGCTCTATCATTTCGCGCGCTTCGATCTGGCGGCGATCAGCCATTATCTCGAAGTGACCGCCGCGCCCGTTTATTGCACGAAGATCGCGTCGCGGCTGATCCGCACCTATACCGATCGCCACGGTTTGAAGGAGCTGGTGCGCGAATTGCTCGGGCAGGATATCTCCAAGGCGCAGCAATCCTCAGACTGGGGCGCGCCGGTGCTGACTGAGGCGCAGAAGGATTATGCCGCGTCCGACGTGCGCTATCTCCATGCGATGCGCAACGAACTCGACCTGCGGCTGGCGCGCGAGGGGCGGACCGATCTGGCGCAGGCGTGCTTCGATTTCCTGCCGTGGCGTGCCGAGCTCGATATCGCCGGCTGGCCCGAGGTCGACATCTTCGCCCATGCCTAA
- a CDS encoding ligase-associated DNA damage response exonuclease: MAKLGDWIDPQPHGIYVKPADVWIDPSRPTPRALVTHGHADHARGGHGAVWATPETLAIMDARYGAQAGNPVAYGESRSFGDVTATFVPAGHVLGSAQILLEHRGERIVVSGDYKRRADPTCTPFQPVKCDVFITEATFGLPVFRHPETGDEIDKLTAALHANPDRCVLVGAYALGKAQRVIAELRARGHDAPIYIHGALERLCALYQAHGVDLGELRPATPATKAEMAGHIVIAPPGALADRWSRRLPDPITAMASGWMRVRQRAVQRGVELPLILSDHADWDELTDTLTEIAPREVWVTHGREDALVHWCQTRQIKAKPLHLAGFEDEDD; the protein is encoded by the coding sequence ATGGCAAAGCTCGGCGACTGGATCGATCCCCAACCCCACGGCATTTACGTGAAGCCCGCCGATGTGTGGATCGACCCGTCGCGGCCCACCCCGCGCGCGCTCGTCACGCATGGCCATGCCGATCATGCGCGCGGCGGGCATGGCGCCGTTTGGGCGACGCCCGAGACGCTCGCGATCATGGATGCGCGGTATGGGGCGCAGGCGGGCAATCCGGTGGCGTATGGCGAAAGTCGCAGCTTCGGGGATGTCACCGCGACCTTCGTCCCTGCAGGCCATGTGCTCGGCTCCGCGCAGATCCTGCTCGAACATCGCGGCGAGCGGATCGTCGTGTCAGGCGATTACAAGCGCCGCGCCGATCCGACCTGCACGCCGTTTCAACCCGTCAAATGCGACGTGTTCATTACCGAGGCGACGTTTGGGCTGCCGGTGTTCCGTCATCCCGAAACCGGCGACGAGATCGATAAATTGACGGCGGCCCTCCACGCCAATCCCGATCGCTGTGTGCTGGTCGGGGCCTATGCGCTGGGGAAGGCGCAGCGCGTCATCGCCGAATTGCGCGCGCGCGGGCATGATGCGCCGATCTACATCCACGGCGCGCTCGAACGGCTCTGCGCGCTGTATCAGGCGCACGGGGTAGACCTCGGCGAGCTGCGCCCGGCCACCCCCGCGACCAAGGCCGAAATGGCCGGCCACATCGTCATCGCCCCGCCCGGTGCGCTGGCGGACCGCTGGTCGCGGCGCTTGCCCGACCCGATCACCGCGATGGCGAGCGGGTGGATGCGCGTGCGGCAACGCGCGGTGCAGCGCGGCGTGGAACTCCCGCTGATCCTGAGCGATCATGCCGATTGGGACGAGCTGACCGACACCCTCACCGAAATCGCGCCCCGCGAAGTGTGGGTCACGCACGGGCGCGAGGATGCGTTGGTGCATTGGTGCCAGACGCGACAGATCAAGGCGAAGCCGCTGCACTTGGCCGGTTTCGAAGACGAAGACGATTGA
- a CDS encoding LptA/OstA family protein, which produces MRTPTLVIVLSLALAGAASAQTAHNSGAPITFDAAHIELQDKANRAILSGGVVVKQAAMTLKAARMTVAYTGQVIDGSPQISRLDATGGVTVTRPDQTARSNFAVYDLNKRVVTMLGAVTLIQSGNTISGGRLTINLDTGRAIIDGSSVGGGGAGTTTSSSGRVSGTFSVPKRN; this is translated from the coding sequence ATGCGCACGCCAACCCTTGTTATCGTCCTGTCGCTTGCTCTTGCGGGAGCGGCATCCGCGCAGACCGCGCACAATTCGGGCGCGCCGATCACTTTCGACGCCGCGCACATTGAGCTGCAGGACAAGGCCAATCGCGCGATCCTGTCGGGTGGCGTGGTGGTCAAGCAAGCCGCGATGACGCTGAAGGCGGCGCGGATGACGGTCGCCTATACCGGCCAGGTGATTGACGGCAGCCCGCAAATTTCGCGGCTCGACGCGACCGGCGGGGTCACCGTGACCCGGCCCGACCAGACCGCGCGCAGCAATTTCGCGGTGTACGATCTCAACAAGCGCGTCGTGACGATGCTGGGCGCGGTGACGCTAATCCAGTCGGGCAATACGATCAGCGGCGGGCGGCTGACGATCAACCTCGACACCGGGCGCGCGATCATCGACGGATCGTCGGTCGGTGGCGGTGGCGCGGGGACGACGACGAGCAGCAGCGGGCGCGTGAGCGGCACCTTCTCGGTTCCCAAGCGCAACTGA
- the rpoN gene encoding RNA polymerase factor sigma-54 produces the protein MSLAPRLDLRQSQSLVMTPQLQQAIRLLALSNLEVEGFLAEEIERNPLLEASAPEADGDGDGPMQEREADAPLRDTPATADELVMGGGDAGEASLDVDFTSESFHHDSVADQPGGAGMDGALGLNGASSGGGMGEDGPDFDSFADTALSLSDHLLAQAGTAVDGPDLFIAAHLIDQIDECGYLTASLLDVATRLGVPLVRVEQVLGIIQTFDPTGVGARDLAECLALQAKEADRYDPCMARLIDNLDLVARGDLARLRRLCDVDDEDLADMIRELRGYDPKPGCRFGGEPTQAVVPDLFVAKRKDGWGIEINAATLPRVLVNRSYYTELSTARGDKASKAWLGEMLASANWLVKALDQRQRTIIKVATEIVKQQEAFFLNGVAHLKPMTLRQVADAIEMHESTVSRVTSNKYLSCARGLYELKYFFTSAIQSSDGGDAVSAQAVKSAIRALIGAEGDKILSDDTLVELLNAKGFDIARRTVAKYREALGIGSSVQRRRARALERA, from the coding sequence ATGAGCCTCGCCCCGCGCCTCGATCTGCGTCAGTCGCAATCGCTGGTGATGACGCCGCAATTGCAGCAGGCGATCCGGCTGCTGGCGCTATCCAACCTCGAGGTCGAGGGGTTCCTCGCCGAAGAGATCGAGCGCAACCCGCTGCTTGAAGCCAGTGCGCCGGAGGCCGACGGGGATGGGGACGGCCCGATGCAGGAGCGCGAGGCCGATGCACCGCTGCGCGACACGCCCGCGACCGCGGACGAACTGGTGATGGGCGGCGGCGATGCCGGGGAGGCTTCGCTCGATGTGGATTTTACGTCCGAGAGTTTCCATCACGATTCGGTCGCCGATCAGCCGGGCGGTGCGGGTATGGACGGCGCGCTCGGCCTCAACGGCGCAAGCAGCGGCGGCGGGATGGGCGAGGATGGCCCCGATTTCGATAGCTTTGCCGACACCGCGCTCAGCCTGTCGGACCATCTGCTCGCCCAAGCCGGCACCGCAGTCGACGGGCCCGACCTGTTCATCGCGGCGCATCTGATCGACCAGATCGACGAATGCGGCTATCTCACCGCCTCGCTGCTCGACGTGGCGACGCGGCTCGGCGTGCCGCTGGTGCGGGTCGAGCAAGTGCTCGGCATCATCCAGACCTTCGATCCGACCGGCGTCGGCGCACGTGATCTTGCCGAATGCCTCGCGCTGCAAGCGAAGGAAGCCGACCGCTACGATCCGTGCATGGCGCGGCTGATCGACAATCTCGATCTGGTCGCGCGTGGCGATCTCGCGCGGTTGCGGCGGCTGTGCGATGTCGATGACGAGGATCTCGCTGACATGATCCGCGAGCTGCGCGGCTATGATCCCAAACCCGGCTGTCGCTTCGGCGGAGAGCCGACGCAAGCGGTGGTGCCCGATCTGTTCGTGGCGAAGCGCAAGGATGGCTGGGGGATCGAGATCAACGCAGCGACGCTGCCGCGCGTGCTGGTCAACCGCAGTTACTATACCGAACTATCGACCGCGCGGGGCGACAAAGCGAGCAAGGCGTGGCTCGGCGAAATGCTCGCCAGCGCGAACTGGCTGGTGAAAGCGCTCGATCAGCGCCAGCGCACGATCATCAAGGTCGCGACCGAAATCGTGAAGCAGCAGGAGGCGTTCTTCCTGAACGGCGTAGCGCATCTGAAACCGATGACGCTGCGCCAGGTGGCCGACGCGATCGAGATGCACGAATCGACCGTCAGCCGCGTCACCAGCAACAAATATCTGTCGTGCGCGCGCGGGCTGTATGAGCTCAAATACTTCTTCACCTCAGCGATCCAGTCGTCCGACGGCGGCGATGCGGTGTCGGCGCAAGCCGTTAAATCGGCGATCCGCGCGCTGATCGGGGCGGAGGGCGACAAGATTTTGTCGGACGATACGCTGGTCGAATTGCTCAATGCCAAAGGCTTCGACATCGCGCGCCGCACCGTCGCGAAATATCGCGAAGCGCTGGGGATCGGATCATCGGTCCAGCGCCGCCGCGCGCGGGCGCTGGAGCGGGCTTAG